In Deltaproteobacteria bacterium, one DNA window encodes the following:
- a CDS encoding molybdopterin-dependent oxidoreductase has protein sequence MKDKKRHIVRTTTWSAGPGCHGGCGVLAHVEDGKLIKIEGDPEHPWNQGRLCARVLAMTQYIEHPKRLRRPLKRAGKRGEDRWEEISWEEAFDLIEKRMKAIRKEFGPESVIFSMGTGRDIGPWICLLAYAYGSPNVMFALSGNACYSPRIAALDTFQGDYCVFDAGQWFPERYEDPRFEVPECMIVWGYNIPATCPDNLFGHWIIDLMKRGTKIISVDPRLSWFASRAKYWLQLRPGTDAALAMGMLKVILDEDLFDHEFLEKWTNGAHLLREDTGRLLRESDLCTDGKEGNFVVWDEKGGRPAVWDTKELRYDPVDVEPALSGRWEVALADGRKVPCRTVWDAFRAEVDRYPLEEVERITRVPAELIAKAARFYARSKPASIQWGVPIDMTPGITPLCHAIASLWALTGNLDVPGGNVISRFAFDAVAYALPGAEGVIRLKDKEQDEPRIGADRYGPFNRFIWRTQTDLTLEQIFTEKPYPIKGLWIQTCNPLGGIGMDPRRWRDALEKVEFIVAVDLFMTPTTQYADVVLPAATFLEKDGVRTWWIPLQSINRAVRVDECRPDVEINFELARRFDPDLKWKNIHELFDDIIRPSGLTFRELQEKGWVFPPEDHPSHPYRRHERGLLRADRKPGFQTPTGRFELYSTIREEWGLKPLPHHEEPPFTPVSRPDLARDYPLILSTGRRSPAFFHSEHRMIPWLRAIDPDPVVEIHPDTATEHGIGNGEWVWVENWQGRAKLKAKVSPIVPRWMVMAAHGWWFPERKGAEPELYGVWEPNINLLLPMGAQGKDGLGAPVKHSMCRIYKAD, from the coding sequence ATGAAGGATAAAAAACGGCATATCGTTCGTACCACCACCTGGTCCGCAGGACCTGGGTGTCACGGGGGATGCGGTGTTTTGGCCCATGTGGAAGACGGGAAGCTGATCAAGATCGAGGGGGATCCGGAGCATCCCTGGAACCAGGGGCGGCTTTGCGCCCGGGTCCTTGCCATGACCCAATACATTGAGCATCCCAAGCGCCTGCGCCGTCCCCTCAAGCGAGCGGGAAAACGGGGGGAAGACCGGTGGGAGGAAATCTCCTGGGAAGAGGCCTTTGATCTCATCGAGAAGCGGATGAAAGCCATACGGAAGGAGTTTGGGCCCGAAAGTGTGATCTTTTCCATGGGGACGGGCAGGGATATCGGCCCCTGGATCTGCCTCCTGGCCTATGCTTACGGGAGCCCCAATGTCATGTTCGCCCTGAGCGGCAACGCCTGTTACAGCCCCAGGATCGCCGCCCTGGATACCTTTCAGGGAGATTACTGCGTGTTCGATGCAGGCCAGTGGTTCCCGGAGCGTTACGAGGATCCACGCTTCGAGGTGCCGGAGTGCATGATCGTATGGGGATACAATATCCCGGCCACCTGCCCCGATAATCTCTTCGGCCACTGGATCATCGACCTGATGAAACGGGGCACCAAAATCATATCCGTGGATCCCAGGCTTTCCTGGTTCGCTTCTCGTGCGAAGTACTGGCTCCAGTTGAGGCCGGGCACCGATGCGGCCCTTGCAATGGGTATGCTCAAAGTCATCCTGGACGAGGACCTGTTCGACCATGAATTCCTCGAAAAGTGGACCAACGGTGCCCATCTTTTGCGGGAAGACACGGGTAGGCTTTTGAGGGAAAGCGATTTGTGCACCGACGGCAAGGAGGGGAATTTCGTTGTCTGGGATGAAAAGGGAGGACGGCCCGCTGTCTGGGATACGAAGGAACTCCGGTACGATCCGGTGGATGTGGAGCCGGCCCTTTCAGGGAGATGGGAGGTGGCCCTGGCGGATGGCCGAAAGGTGCCCTGCCGCACGGTCTGGGACGCGTTCAGGGCCGAGGTGGACAGATACCCCCTGGAGGAGGTGGAGAGAATCACCAGGGTCCCGGCCGAATTGATCGCAAAAGCCGCCCGCTTTTATGCACGGAGCAAGCCGGCCTCCATACAGTGGGGGGTTCCCATTGATATGACTCCCGGGATCACCCCCCTGTGTCACGCCATTGCCTCCCTCTGGGCCCTTACCGGGAACCTGGATGTGCCGGGCGGAAACGTGATCTCCCGGTTCGCCTTCGATGCCGTGGCCTATGCCCTTCCCGGCGCAGAAGGGGTTATTCGTTTGAAAGACAAGGAACAGGACGAGCCCAGGATCGGCGCCGATCGTTACGGCCCATTCAATCGCTTCATCTGGCGGACCCAGACGGATCTGACCCTGGAACAGATTTTCACGGAAAAGCCTTATCCCATAAAGGGTCTCTGGATTCAGACCTGCAATCCTCTCGGCGGTATCGGTATGGATCCCAGGCGCTGGCGCGATGCACTCGAAAAGGTGGAGTTCATCGTGGCGGTGGACCTTTTCATGACACCCACGACCCAGTATGCGGACGTGGTCCTGCCTGCGGCCACCTTCCTGGAAAAGGACGGAGTTCGTACCTGGTGGATACCCCTCCAGAGTATCAACAGGGCCGTGAGGGTGGACGAATGCCGGCCCGACGTGGAAATCAACTTCGAGTTGGCCCGGCGGTTCGATCCGGATCTCAAGTGGAAGAATATTCATGAGCTTTTCGACGATATTATCCGTCCCTCTGGCCTGACCTTCCGTGAACTTCAGGAGAAGGGTTGGGTTTTTCCTCCCGAGGACCACCCGAGCCACCCCTATCGCCGCCACGAGAGGGGGCTCCTTCGAGCCGACCGGAAGCCCGGGTTTCAGACCCCCACGGGCAGGTTCGAGCTATATTCCACCATCCGGGAAGAGTGGGGCCTCAAGCCCCTGCCCCATCACGAGGAACCTCCCTTCACCCCCGTGAGCAGGCCCGATCTTGCCAGAGACTATCCGTTGATCCTCTCCACCGGGAGACGTTCTCCGGCCTTTTTTCACTCCGAGCACCGGATGATACCGTGGCTCCGGGCCATTGATCCGGATCCCGTGGTGGAGATCCACCCCGATACCGCCACAGAGCATGGGATCGGGAACGGCGAATGGGTGTGGGTGGAAAATTGGCAGGGACGAGCCAAACTCAAGGCCAAGGTGAGCCCCATCGTCCCCCGCTGGATGGTCATGGCGGCACACGGCTGGTGGTTCCCCGAGCGGAAGGGGGCGGAACCGGAGCTTTACGGCGTGTGGGAACCCAATATCAATTTGCTCCTTCCCATGGGTGCCCAGGGAAAAGACGGCCTGGGAGCCCCGGTCAAACATTCCATGTGCAGGATATACAAAGCGGATTAA
- a CDS encoding 4Fe-4S binding protein yields the protein MAEKSQYGLLINYEYCTGCHTCVVACSQEYRWPAGMSGMRVLEVVENLPKDKAYLAFLPFPTELCILCRPRTKKGLEPACVKHCMASCIKYGTIEELAEEMKGKPRMVLWKPR from the coding sequence ATGGCCGAGAAATCCCAATACGGACTGCTGATAAACTATGAATATTGTACGGGTTGTCATACCTGCGTGGTGGCCTGTTCCCAGGAATACCGCTGGCCGGCCGGCATGTCTGGGATGAGGGTCCTCGAGGTGGTGGAAAACCTGCCCAAGGACAAGGCATACCTTGCCTTCCTCCCTTTTCCGACGGAACTTTGCATCCTTTGCAGACCCAGGACTAAGAAAGGTCTGGAGCCGGCCTGTGTAAAACACTGCATGGCGTCATGCATAAAATACGGAACGATCGAGGAACTGGCCGAAGAGATGAAGGGAAAGCCCAGAATGGTCTTATGGAAACCAAGATAA
- a CDS encoding urocanate hydratase encodes MKHNQDVSRAMSVKLEEIFDELPSRPAFVDGIRRAPKRPFTLTQQETELALKNALRYVPEKWHGVLAPEFLEELLTRGRIYAYRFRPEGKITGRPIEEYEGRCIEGKAFQVMIDNNLDFDVALYPYELVTYGETGQVCQNWMQYRLIKRYLEVMTRDQTLVVESGHPLGLFHSSPDAPRVIITNALMVGEFDDYENWQRAAALGVANYGQMTAGGWMYIGPQGIVHGTYSTILNAGRTMLGIPKDQDLKGVLFVSSGLGGMSGAQGKAVEIAGGVGIIAEVDSSRIRTRSEQGWVSEVIDDPGRAFERAGECLEKKESIAIAFYGNIVDLLEYAVEHRVKIDLLSDQTSCHAVYDGGYCPQGLSFEERTEMLKADPDAFRERVDQSLRRHIELVRTLVERGTYFFDYGNSFLKAVYDAGVREICKNGRDPMDGFIFPSYVEDLMGPLFFDYGYGPFRWVCLSGKPEDLLKTDRAAMECIDPERRFQDRDNWVWIRDAEKNRLVVGTQARILYQDAEGRRDIALKFNEMVRRGEIGPVMIGRDHHDTGGTDSPFRETSNIKDGSNIMADMAIQCFAGNAARGMSMVALHNGGGVGIGKAINGGFGLVLDGSERVDRVIRSSVPWDVVGGVARRAWARNPNAVETSIRYNERNLGADHITLPYIADEKLVRDLVAEAFEKKEG; translated from the coding sequence ATGAAGCATAATCAGGACGTTTCCAGGGCCATGAGCGTCAAGCTGGAGGAGATCTTCGATGAACTCCCTTCCAGGCCCGCCTTTGTGGATGGCATTCGGAGGGCCCCTAAAAGGCCCTTCACCCTCACCCAACAAGAGACCGAACTCGCCCTGAAAAACGCCCTCCGTTATGTTCCTGAAAAATGGCACGGAGTCCTGGCCCCGGAGTTCCTGGAAGAGCTTCTGACCCGCGGGAGGATTTACGCATACCGCTTCAGGCCGGAGGGAAAGATCACGGGTCGGCCGATCGAAGAGTATGAGGGACGGTGTATCGAGGGAAAGGCCTTTCAGGTGATGATCGATAACAACCTGGATTTTGACGTGGCCCTTTACCCTTATGAACTCGTCACCTACGGGGAAACCGGCCAGGTCTGCCAGAACTGGATGCAGTACCGGCTTATCAAGCGCTATCTCGAAGTCATGACGCGGGATCAGACCCTGGTCGTGGAATCTGGACATCCTCTCGGCCTTTTCCACTCTTCGCCCGACGCCCCGCGGGTCATCATCACGAATGCCCTAATGGTGGGTGAATTCGACGACTACGAAAACTGGCAGCGGGCGGCGGCCCTTGGGGTGGCGAATTACGGGCAGATGACCGCCGGCGGGTGGATGTATATCGGCCCCCAGGGGATTGTTCATGGGACCTACAGTACGATCCTGAACGCGGGCCGTACCATGCTCGGGATTCCCAAGGATCAGGACTTGAAGGGGGTCCTTTTTGTTTCATCGGGCCTTGGGGGCATGAGCGGCGCCCAGGGGAAGGCGGTGGAGATCGCCGGAGGGGTCGGGATCATCGCTGAAGTGGATTCATCGCGGATCAGAACCCGATCCGAGCAGGGCTGGGTGAGTGAAGTCATTGATGATCCGGGAAGGGCCTTTGAGCGGGCCGGAGAGTGCCTGGAGAAGAAGGAAAGCATTGCCATCGCCTTTTACGGCAATATCGTGGACCTCCTGGAGTATGCCGTGGAGCATCGGGTCAAAATCGATCTCCTCTCCGATCAGACCTCCTGCCATGCAGTCTACGACGGGGGTTACTGCCCTCAAGGGCTGAGCTTCGAGGAACGGACCGAGATGCTTAAAGCGGATCCGGATGCCTTCAGGGAGCGCGTTGATCAATCCCTGCGGCGCCACATTGAACTCGTGCGGACCCTTGTGGAGCGGGGGACTTATTTTTTCGATTACGGCAACAGCTTTCTCAAAGCTGTGTACGACGCAGGCGTTCGCGAGATCTGCAAGAACGGACGGGATCCCATGGACGGGTTTATTTTTCCTTCCTACGTGGAAGACCTCATGGGGCCCCTTTTCTTTGATTACGGTTACGGTCCCTTCCGGTGGGTTTGCCTGAGTGGAAAACCTGAGGACCTCCTCAAGACCGATCGCGCGGCCATGGAGTGCATTGATCCTGAAAGGCGTTTCCAGGACCGGGACAACTGGGTGTGGATCAGGGATGCAGAGAAGAACAGGCTGGTAGTGGGGACCCAGGCCAGGATCCTTTACCAGGACGCCGAGGGCCGGAGGGACATCGCCCTGAAATTCAATGAAATGGTGCGAAGGGGCGAAATCGGGCCGGTCATGATCGGCCGGGACCATCATGACACCGGCGGGACGGATTCGCCTTTCAGGGAGACCTCCAACATCAAGGATGGCAGCAACATCATGGCCGACATGGCAATCCAGTGCTTTGCCGGGAACGCCGCGCGGGGAATGAGCATGGTGGCTCTACACAACGGGGGCGGCGTGGGAATCGGGAAGGCCATCAACGGCGGCTTTGGTCTGGTCCTGGACGGCAGCGAAAGGGTCGACCGCGTGATCCGCTCCTCCGTCCCCTGGGATGTCGTGGGAGGCGTGGCCCGCAGGGCCTGGGCCCGGAACCCGAACGCTGTTGAGACGAGTATCCGGTACAATGAAAGGAACCTGGGTGCGGATCATATCACGCTTCCCTATATCGCCGATGAGAAGCTGGTCAGGGACCTCGTGGCCGAGGCCTTTGAAAAGAAGGAAGGGTAA
- the ftcD gene encoding glutamate formimidoyltransferase yields the protein MKKIIECVPNFSEGRDREKIEKIVAPFREKEGVKLLDYQWDHDHNRMVVTTVGEPEPLKDAVIEAIGVAVEIIDMTRHKGQHPRMGAVDVVPFIPIKTVTMEEAVELSKEVAREISERYGLPVFLYEESATKPERKNLAVVRKGQFEGMVEKLKDPEWKPDYGPETIHPTAGITAIGARMPLVAYNVNLDTSNMEIADSIAKKVRHLSGGLRFCKAIGVELKDRGIVQVSMNMTDYTRTALYRAFELIRMEARRYGVNVVGSEIVGLVPMEALIDCAAYYLGLEGFSMSQVLEARIME from the coding sequence ATGAAAAAGATCATCGAGTGCGTTCCGAATTTCAGTGAGGGAAGGGACAGGGAAAAGATCGAGAAGATCGTTGCTCCTTTCAGGGAGAAGGAAGGGGTCAAGCTCCTTGATTACCAGTGGGACCACGATCACAACCGGATGGTGGTCACCACCGTGGGTGAGCCCGAGCCCCTGAAAGATGCAGTCATCGAGGCCATTGGAGTGGCGGTGGAGATTATCGACATGACAAGGCACAAGGGACAGCATCCTCGCATGGGAGCGGTGGATGTGGTGCCTTTCATTCCCATCAAGACCGTAACCATGGAGGAGGCTGTCGAACTTTCTAAGGAGGTGGCGCGGGAGATCTCGGAGAGGTACGGTCTCCCTGTTTTCCTTTACGAGGAATCGGCCACGAAGCCGGAACGGAAAAACCTGGCTGTCGTTCGAAAGGGCCAATTCGAGGGGATGGTGGAAAAACTGAAGGACCCTGAATGGAAGCCGGACTATGGGCCGGAGACCATCCATCCCACGGCGGGCATAACCGCGATAGGCGCCAGGATGCCCCTCGTGGCCTACAACGTCAACCTGGACACCTCGAACATGGAGATCGCCGACAGTATCGCCAAGAAGGTTCGGCACCTGAGCGGCGGCCTGCGTTTCTGCAAGGCCATCGGCGTGGAACTCAAGGACCGGGGCATCGTCCAGGTCTCCATGAACATGACGGATTATACCCGGACCGCCCTCTACCGGGCATTTGAACTCATCCGCATGGAGGCCAGGCGATACGGGGTCAACGTGGTGGGAAGCGAGATCGTGGGTCTGGTTCCCATGGAGGCCCTGATCGATTGCGCCGCATACTATCTCGGGCTCGAAGGCTTCTCCATGAGCCAGGTACTCGAGGCCCGGATTATGGAGTGA
- a CDS encoding imidazolonepropionase — protein MGGNILIKNASEVVTCHGFKAKQGGEMKDLHIIENGSVVVEEGRIRAVGKTTEILSGLDESGFEVIDATGKAVLPGFVDSHTHFVFGGYRAEEFAWRLRGDSYMSIMERGGGILSTVRATREATREELIASGMKRLDSMLSFGVTTVEGKSGYGLDRETEIKQLEVMAYLQENHPLDIAATFLGAHAVPGEYKGREDDFIDFMLREVMPEVRERGLAEFCDIFCEKNVFSVDQSRRLLKGAGEMGFKIKLHADEIVSLGGAELAAELGAVSADHLLQASDKGIQDMARAGVVATLLPGTAFSLKEPYARGREMIDKGCAVALATDLNPGSCFTESVPLLFALATLYMGITTEEAVTAMTINGAAALDRADTVGSIDPGKKGDLIILEFPSYRYIPYHIGVSTVEKVVKDGRLVFDKERRNGPLAGGS, from the coding sequence ATGGGCGGAAACATCTTGATCAAGAATGCATCGGAAGTGGTCACCTGCCATGGTTTCAAGGCGAAGCAGGGCGGGGAAATGAAGGATCTGCATATCATCGAGAACGGTTCGGTGGTGGTAGAGGAAGGACGCATCCGGGCCGTGGGGAAGACGACGGAGATCCTTTCCGGCCTTGATGAGAGCGGATTCGAGGTCATTGATGCGACGGGCAAGGCCGTTTTGCCGGGTTTTGTGGATTCCCATACCCACTTCGTTTTCGGTGGTTATCGGGCCGAGGAGTTCGCCTGGCGGCTGCGGGGTGACAGCTACATGTCCATCATGGAGCGGGGGGGAGGAATCCTGAGCACCGTTCGGGCCACCCGGGAGGCCACCAGGGAAGAACTCATTGCCTCGGGCATGAAACGGCTGGATTCCATGCTCTCTTTCGGGGTGACCACTGTTGAGGGAAAGAGCGGGTACGGGCTGGACCGGGAAACGGAGATCAAGCAGCTGGAGGTCATGGCGTACCTCCAGGAGAATCACCCCCTGGACATCGCCGCGACCTTCCTGGGGGCCCACGCTGTTCCCGGGGAATACAAGGGCCGTGAAGACGACTTTATCGATTTCATGCTCCGGGAGGTCATGCCCGAGGTAAGGGAGCGGGGGCTTGCGGAATTTTGCGATATCTTCTGCGAGAAAAACGTTTTTTCCGTGGACCAGTCCAGGCGCCTGCTCAAGGGGGCCGGGGAGATGGGTTTCAAGATCAAGCTCCATGCCGATGAAATCGTGTCCCTGGGCGGCGCGGAGCTGGCCGCGGAGCTGGGGGCGGTCTCTGCGGACCACCTGCTCCAGGCCTCGGACAAGGGCATCCAGGATATGGCCCGGGCAGGTGTTGTGGCCACGCTGCTTCCCGGGACGGCCTTCAGCCTGAAGGAGCCCTATGCCCGGGGAAGGGAAATGATCGACAAGGGGTGTGCCGTGGCCCTGGCCACTGACCTGAACCCCGGGAGCTGCTTCACGGAGTCTGTGCCCCTGCTCTTCGCCCTGGCCACCCTTTATATGGGCATCACGACGGAGGAGGCCGTCACGGCCATGACCATCAACGGTGCGGCGGCCCTTGACCGGGCCGACACCGTTGGAAGTATCGACCCCGGGAAAAAGGGAGATCTCATCATTCTTGAATTTCCCTCCTACAGGTATATCCCCTATCATATCGGGGTGAGCACGGTGGAAAAGGTCGTGAAGGACGGACGACTGGTGTTCGACAAAGAAAGGAGGAATGGTCCACTTGCTGGCGGATCTTAA
- a CDS encoding cyclodeaminase/cyclohydrolase family protein translates to MLADLNIRDFLARTASKEPVPGGGSISALCASVAAALAEMVAALTVGRKGYEAQGPEMEKIAQEAAGYREKLAGEIDRDSEAYAEVMAAFRLPKETEEEKAERSKAVQQALKKAALVPLGVAEDAFQVMEMAGKVIEKGNRNAVTDGAVAVMTARTAVLGALYNVKINLGSIKDEDFVAQIAKRVESLEGSVVEKEREFLARVKL, encoded by the coding sequence TTGCTGGCGGATCTTAATATAAGGGACTTTTTGGCAAGAACGGCGTCAAAGGAACCCGTGCCGGGCGGCGGGAGCATCTCTGCCCTGTGCGCCTCGGTAGCGGCGGCCCTTGCGGAGATGGTGGCGGCCCTCACCGTCGGGAGGAAGGGTTACGAGGCCCAAGGCCCTGAGATGGAAAAGATCGCACAAGAGGCCGCAGGGTATAGGGAAAAACTCGCCGGGGAGATCGACCGGGATTCAGAGGCTTACGCAGAGGTCATGGCCGCCTTCCGTTTGCCCAAGGAAACGGAAGAGGAAAAGGCCGAAAGGTCAAAGGCAGTGCAGCAGGCCCTGAAAAAGGCTGCCTTGGTTCCCCTGGGGGTAGCGGAAGATGCCTTCCAGGTCATGGAGATGGCCGGAAAGGTGATCGAGAAGGGGAACCGCAACGCCGTGACCGACGGGGCTGTGGCCGTCATGACGGCACGCACCGCCGTCCTGGGCGCCCTTTACAACGTGAAAATCAACCTGGGGTCCATAAAGGACGAGGATTTTGTGGCACAAATCGCAAAAAGGGTGGAATCCCTCGAAGGAAGTGTCGTGGAAAAGGAAAGGGAATTCCTGGCCCGGGTGAAATTATAG
- a CDS encoding branched-chain amino acid ABC transporter permease yields the protein MQLFLEQLLNGIAMGSIYALVTLGLALVYGILRILHVAHAALYTVGAYMGLLFFNLTGSLILGFLGSMACCAFLGVLIERFVYYPLLKYPPYVPLIGSIAVMLAIEEMCRLVAGPYILTFPARLPFPELHLGGIQISSTLLAVYSITAGVLLFLWYLTTRTELGLAMRATSQDLSIADAMGINSHFIVSVTFVIGSAVAAIAGILVGIYYNQVYPTMGAVPAYKTLALIVVGGMGSVPGAVIASLLLGVAETILIGYANIPLPRDALAFIAMIGVLMWRSEGLLGSR from the coding sequence ATGCAACTCTTTTTGGAACAGCTCCTCAACGGCATCGCCATGGGCTCCATTTACGCCCTGGTCACCCTGGGATTGGCCCTCGTTTACGGTATTTTGCGGATCCTTCACGTGGCCCATGCAGCCCTATATACCGTTGGGGCTTACATGGGCCTCCTTTTTTTCAATCTGACAGGGAGTCTCATCCTGGGATTTCTTGGAAGCATGGCATGCTGTGCATTCCTGGGAGTGCTCATCGAGCGGTTTGTCTACTATCCTCTTTTGAAGTATCCCCCCTACGTCCCCTTGATCGGAAGTATCGCCGTAATGCTTGCCATAGAAGAGATGTGCAGGCTGGTGGCCGGCCCTTATATCCTTACTTTCCCCGCACGTCTTCCCTTCCCGGAGCTTCACCTGGGGGGCATCCAGATTTCATCCACGCTCCTGGCCGTATATAGCATCACGGCCGGTGTCCTGCTCTTTCTCTGGTACCTGACCACCCGAACGGAACTGGGTCTCGCCATGCGGGCCACCTCCCAGGACCTGTCCATCGCCGATGCCATGGGGATCAACAGCCACTTCATCGTCAGCGTGACCTTCGTCATCGGATCGGCCGTGGCCGCCATTGCAGGGATTCTCGTCGGGATCTATTACAACCAGGTCTATCCCACCATGGGCGCGGTTCCGGCCTATAAGACCCTTGCCCTGATCGTAGTGGGGGGAATGGGATCGGTGCCGGGAGCCGTGATCGCTTCCCTGCTTCTCGGCGTGGCGGAGACCATCCTGATCGGATACGCCAACATCCCCCTCCCAAGGGACGCCCTTGCCTTCATCGCCATGATCGGCGTTCTCATGTGGCGTTCCGAGGGGCTCCTGGGATCGCGCTAG
- a CDS encoding branched-chain amino acid ABC transporter permease, translating to MSSYLITIGTIIAIQAITVCGLNVIVGYAGQISLGHAAFFGIGAYSAALLSTKAGLSFWAGLPFVVLISGFVGLLLGLPSLRVREDFLAITTIGINFIVEAVFLYVPFFGGALGIGGIPRIYLFGLKLKGLAFFSLCLFFLVIVLLVCWWFSRSWAGLACFALREEESAASSMGISPVRFKLLAFVVGTAMAGVGGALYAHYMRFIAATDFSFPVSISFLSMVVLGGMGTLWGPLVGALILGALPELFRPVENYRILFYMVLLLLMIRFQPGGILGERSLLRHKILPALLGGRS from the coding sequence TTGAGTTCCTATCTCATCACCATCGGGACCATCATCGCCATACAGGCCATCACGGTATGCGGCCTCAACGTGATCGTGGGGTATGCCGGTCAGATTTCCTTGGGACACGCGGCCTTTTTCGGGATCGGGGCTTACAGTGCGGCCCTTCTGTCCACCAAGGCGGGCCTGTCCTTCTGGGCCGGGCTTCCTTTCGTCGTCCTCATCAGCGGCTTCGTGGGATTGCTGCTTGGGCTCCCGAGCCTGCGGGTCCGGGAAGACTTCCTTGCCATTACCACCATCGGCATCAACTTTATCGTGGAGGCCGTTTTTCTCTATGTCCCCTTCTTCGGCGGGGCCCTCGGGATCGGGGGGATACCCCGGATCTACCTTTTCGGCCTGAAGCTCAAGGGCCTCGCCTTTTTCTCCCTCTGCCTGTTTTTCCTGGTGATCGTGCTCCTTGTCTGCTGGTGGTTCAGCCGGTCCTGGGCGGGTCTGGCCTGTTTCGCCCTCAGGGAGGAAGAATCGGCCGCCTCCAGCATGGGCATCTCACCCGTCAGATTCAAGCTCCTGGCCTTTGTCGTGGGTACGGCCATGGCCGGCGTGGGCGGCGCCCTTTATGCCCACTACATGCGCTTTATCGCCGCCACGGACTTTTCCTTCCCCGTATCCATCTCCTTTTTGAGCATGGTGGTCCTGGGCGGCATGGGCACCCTCTGGGGGCCGCTGGTAGGGGCCCTGATCCTGGGGGCCCTGCCGGAACTCTTTCGGCCGGTTGAAAATTACAGGATCCTCTTCTATATGGTGCTTCTTCTCCTTATGATCCGCTTCCAGCCGGGCGGCATTCTGGGGGAGAGAAGCCTGTTGCGCCACAAGATCCTGCCCGCCTTGCTTGGAGGAAGATCATGA
- a CDS encoding ABC transporter ATP-binding protein codes for MSDALLKVENLSKHFGGLRAVDEVNFEVRPLEILGLLGPNGAGKTVCFNLISGVYRPTSGHVFFEGRRIDGFPPHQIAALGVGRTFQIVKPFTELTVLENVLVARGIRRYGGLSRIWSSWRSRAEKAEAMKMLERVGLAELAERKAGLLPLGNLRRLEIARALVIGHKLLLLDESFSGLRHEEIEKLEELVLGIRKDGITVLLIEHNMQVTMKLCDRIVVLDHGRKIAEGTPEQIQQDERVIEAYLGRKGDVHAA; via the coding sequence ATGAGCGATGCGCTTCTGAAGGTCGAGAACCTCTCCAAGCATTTTGGAGGCCTCCGGGCCGTGGACGAGGTGAATTTCGAGGTTCGACCACTGGAGATCCTTGGGCTCCTGGGACCCAACGGAGCGGGCAAGACCGTGTGCTTCAACCTGATTTCCGGTGTATACCGCCCCACCTCGGGACACGTCTTTTTCGAAGGTCGGCGTATCGACGGATTCCCTCCCCACCAGATCGCCGCCCTGGGGGTGGGTCGAACCTTCCAGATCGTGAAACCTTTCACAGAGCTCACGGTCCTGGAAAATGTGCTGGTGGCCAGGGGAATCCGGCGTTATGGGGGGCTGTCCAGGATCTGGTCTTCATGGCGTTCAAGGGCGGAAAAGGCGGAGGCCATGAAAATGCTCGAACGGGTGGGATTGGCTGAGCTGGCAGAGCGGAAGGCGGGACTTCTCCCGCTGGGCAACCTCAGGAGGCTCGAAATCGCCCGGGCCCTGGTAATCGGGCACAAGCTGTTGCTTCTGGACGAATCCTTTTCCGGACTCCGCCATGAGGAAATCGAAAAACTCGAGGAACTCGTCCTGGGCATCCGGAAGGATGGGATCACCGTGCTCCTGATTGAGCACAATATGCAGGTAACCATGAAGCTTTGTGATCGAATCGTAGTCCTGGATCACGGAAGGAAGATCGCCGAAGGGACCCCTGAACAGATTCAGCAGGACGAGCGGGTCATCGAGGCCTACCTCGGCCGGAAAGGGGATGTCCATGCTGCTTGA